In a genomic window of Pedobacter sp. KBS0701:
- a CDS encoding S8 family peptidase has protein sequence MNKSRIFRALLSIAFVSAVPTLANAQKANWQNLDLKSDSTFGISTEKAYKELLKGKKSVKVIVAVNDGGVEATHEDLKRIMWVNTKEIAGNGKDDDKNGYIDDINGWNFIGGPKGSVNFETLELTRLVRRDQVRFANTTDANVAEKDKKDFEVFKAERADLEKQLAEAKANLAGITGFKNALDAVVKKIGKENPTAEDFKNFKPATEVEGRIQNVLSQQLEKGSFKDFYEDQIVEGFDYYTRQANYNLNLDYDPRSIVGDDPNNNKERFYGNNDVAGPDAMHGTHVAGIIAADRTNKLGILGVADHVAIMGVRCTPNGDERDKDVANGIRYAVDNGAKVINMSFGKAYSWDKAIVNEAMKYAASKDVLIVQAAGNENKNIDVENNFPNHKDLDEKTIASWITVGASGPKDDETLKASFSNFGKTQVDVFAPGVQIYSTVPGSKYKNLDGTSMASPVVAGLAGLIRSYYPKLTAAQVKEIIVKSVTKVNHNVEYAKGEEPGAEKVSVPFSDLCISGGIVNTYNALKLAATYSGKAVAK, from the coding sequence ATGAATAAGAGTAGAATTTTCAGAGCGCTGTTAAGTATTGCGTTCGTAAGTGCAGTACCAACTTTGGCCAATGCGCAAAAAGCCAACTGGCAGAATCTTGATCTTAAAAGTGATAGTACTTTCGGAATCAGTACCGAAAAAGCATATAAAGAACTTTTAAAAGGTAAAAAATCTGTTAAGGTTATAGTTGCCGTAAATGATGGCGGTGTAGAAGCTACACACGAGGATTTAAAAAGGATTATGTGGGTAAATACCAAAGAGATAGCTGGCAATGGAAAGGATGATGACAAGAATGGCTATATCGACGATATTAATGGCTGGAACTTTATTGGTGGCCCCAAAGGATCGGTAAACTTCGAAACTTTAGAATTAACCCGTTTAGTTCGTCGCGACCAGGTACGTTTTGCAAATACCACAGATGCGAATGTAGCAGAAAAAGATAAAAAAGATTTCGAAGTTTTTAAAGCAGAAAGAGCCGATTTAGAAAAACAATTAGCGGAAGCTAAGGCAAATCTGGCAGGTATTACTGGTTTTAAAAATGCTTTAGATGCAGTAGTAAAGAAAATCGGTAAAGAAAATCCAACCGCAGAGGATTTTAAAAACTTTAAACCTGCTACTGAGGTTGAAGGCAGGATTCAAAATGTATTGAGCCAACAATTAGAAAAAGGCAGTTTTAAAGATTTTTACGAAGATCAGATTGTAGAAGGATTTGATTATTATACACGCCAGGCCAATTATAACTTAAATCTTGATTATGATCCTCGTTCTATTGTTGGCGATGATCCTAACAATAATAAGGAGCGGTTTTATGGCAATAACGATGTTGCAGGTCCTGACGCTATGCACGGTACACATGTAGCTGGTATTATTGCTGCTGATAGAACCAACAAACTTGGTATTTTAGGTGTAGCTGATCATGTTGCCATTATGGGTGTTCGTTGTACGCCAAACGGTGATGAAAGAGATAAAGATGTGGCTAATGGAATCCGTTATGCAGTTGATAATGGCGCAAAAGTAATTAACATGAGTTTTGGTAAGGCTTATAGCTGGGATAAAGCCATAGTTAATGAAGCTATGAAATATGCTGCCTCTAAAGATGTACTGATTGTTCAGGCTGCAGGTAACGAAAACAAAAATATCGATGTTGAAAATAATTTCCCTAACCATAAAGATTTAGATGAAAAAACCATTGCATCCTGGATTACCGTTGGTGCTTCAGGTCCTAAAGATGATGAAACATTAAAAGCAAGTTTCTCTAACTTTGGTAAAACACAGGTTGATGTTTTCGCTCCTGGTGTTCAGATTTACTCTACCGTACCGGGTTCTAAATACAAAAACTTAGATGGTACGAGTATGGCTTCTCCTGTTGTGGCTGGTTTAGCCGGCTTAATCCGTTCTTATTACCCTAAACTAACAGCAGCACAAGTAAAAGAAATTATCGTTAAATCGGTTACTAAAGTGAACCACAACGTAGAATATGCCAAAGGCGAAGAGCCAGGTGCCGAAAAAGTTTCTGTTCCTTTTTCTGATCTTTGTATCAGTGGCGGAATTGTAAATACTTACAATGCATTAAAATTAGCGGCAACATATTCAGGTAAAGCAGTTGCTAAATAA
- a CDS encoding DUF4142 domain-containing protein: protein MKQIFLLSTAFALALSFQACQTADKKSATTKDSVSGDTTMVNGNHVTGAESTESGIDEAGATFLRKAAVGGIMEVEAAKIAAKNAKSTEVKDFAAKMLADHTKANAELKALAENKKVITPDALPADVQIHLDGMKKMTGTAFDKHYMDMMVTDHEKTVALFKQGIENRDQSVKEWAANTLKVIESHDEMAKKITAGLK from the coding sequence ATGAAACAGATATTTTTATTGTCAACAGCTTTTGCCTTGGCACTTTCCTTTCAGGCTTGTCAAACTGCTGATAAAAAATCGGCGACTACAAAAGACAGCGTTTCCGGCGATACCACCATGGTAAACGGTAACCATGTTACCGGTGCCGAAAGTACCGAATCTGGTATTGATGAGGCAGGCGCAACATTTTTAAGAAAAGCAGCTGTAGGCGGTATTATGGAAGTTGAAGCAGCTAAAATTGCAGCAAAAAATGCTAAAAGTACCGAAGTAAAAGATTTCGCAGCTAAAATGCTTGCCGACCATACCAAAGCGAATGCAGAATTAAAGGCTTTGGCGGAAAACAAAAAAGTGATTACTCCTGATGCATTGCCTGCCGATGTGCAGATCCATTTGGATGGAATGAAAAAAATGACCGGTACAGCATTTGACAAACATTATATGGATATGATGGTTACCGATCATGAAAAAACAGTAGCATTATTTAAACAGGGGATTGAAAACCGTGACCAAAGTGTCAAAGAATGGGCTGCGAATACTTTAAAAGTAATTGAATCACATGACGAGATGGCTAAGAAGATTACAGCTGGCTTAAAATAG
- a CDS encoding GNAT family N-acetyltransferase, translating to MEISENDFIFSDKKELLDLEAIHSYLSVESYWAKGIPLDTVKRSIENSLCFGIYRDQEQVGFARWVTDKATFAWLCDVYVKESYRGLGLSKKLMSFMIFHPDLQGLRSYRLGTLDAHELYKQFGFEPVENPERLMAIVIKNPYGLAQ from the coding sequence ATGGAAATCAGCGAAAATGATTTTATATTTTCTGATAAAAAGGAGCTTTTAGATCTCGAAGCCATACATTCTTATTTAAGTGTAGAATCTTATTGGGCAAAAGGCATTCCGCTGGATACTGTAAAACGTTCAATAGAAAATTCGCTTTGTTTTGGGATTTATAGAGATCAGGAGCAAGTGGGGTTTGCACGTTGGGTAACAGATAAAGCCACATTTGCATGGCTTTGTGATGTTTATGTTAAAGAAAGCTACCGCGGATTGGGTTTATCGAAAAAACTGATGTCGTTTATGATTTTTCATCCCGATTTACAGGGCTTACGATCATATCGCCTGGGCACTTTGGATGCACATGAATTGTATAAGCAATTTGGGTTTGAACCAGTTGAAAATCCGGAGCGTTTAATGGCTATTGTTATTAAAAATCCATACGGACTGGCACAATAA
- a CDS encoding YajQ family cyclic di-GMP-binding protein: MPSFDIVSKVDAQTLDNAINNAKKEILNRFDFNGSKSTIDLDKKTNVITIVTEDDMRLKAIEGSIISRMMKQNLDPKSLDFGDEQQASGNMIRKEISIKEGLDKEAAKKVVAKIKASGLKVQPSIMDDQVRVTAKKIDDLQAVISLCRNEDFDQPLQFINMRN, translated from the coding sequence ATGCCTTCTTTTGATATTGTAAGTAAAGTTGATGCGCAGACATTAGACAACGCCATTAACAATGCTAAAAAAGAAATCCTTAACCGATTCGACTTTAACGGGTCGAAAAGCACGATCGATCTGGATAAAAAAACAAATGTAATAACCATTGTTACTGAAGATGATATGCGATTGAAAGCGATCGAAGGTTCCATTATTTCACGGATGATGAAGCAGAATTTAGATCCGAAAAGTTTAGACTTTGGCGACGAGCAACAGGCTTCAGGCAACATGATCAGAAAAGAAATCAGCATAAAAGAAGGATTGGATAAAGAAGCAGCAAAAAAAGTAGTGGCGAAAATCAAAGCCAGCGGCTTAAAAGTTCAACCATCTATTATGGATGATCAGGTTCGGGTAACCGCAAAGAAAATTGATGATTTGCAGGCCGTGATCAGCCTTTGTAGAAATGAAGATTTCGATCAGCCATTGCAGTTTATTAATATGCGTAATTAG